In a single window of the Candidatus Rhabdochlamydia sp. T3358 genome:
- a CDS encoding MFS transporter, with the protein MQSSKCSILTGFFGNFLEHYDCALFSLLAPFLAPLFFDQKDPIVSLILTYAMLPLGFLSRFIGSLFFGWLGDHLGRKKALCSSLTGLSITTVLIGFLPTYAQVGMMAPLGLLLARLLQGFFAAGETVGGAIFVLEQTESRKRNWMSSLYDASSVLGMLTASFMLFLYSYFAQEINWRYLFWAGALTAIVALILRIASKEEIKPKIKKEKFFSVFLQYKRVFITIALVAGFSSSIYCLAFTLASGYIPLITSITKNQIIKINTYLLCFDVCLLPLFGYLSTKIGREKQMLIAALGTALIAIPCFYCFSISSILVVSIGRVLLVIAGVAFSATYHVWAQDLVKQEHRYRILCAAYAVGSQIIGASTAFISLWLYKASGWVVAPALYVICIALLAAWAVFTNMRTYKKRETKIVINYTAFDTT; encoded by the coding sequence ATGCAATCATCAAAATGTAGTATTCTTACAGGGTTTTTTGGAAATTTTTTAGAGCATTACGACTGTGCTCTTTTTTCCTTGTTAGCTCCTTTTTTAGCTCCTTTATTTTTTGATCAGAAAGATCCTATTGTCTCACTGATTTTGACCTATGCTATGTTGCCATTGGGTTTTCTTTCTCGTTTTATTGGTTCTTTATTTTTTGGATGGCTAGGCGATCATTTAGGCCGCAAGAAGGCATTATGTAGTTCCCTTACCGGTCTGTCTATCACAACAGTGCTAATAGGTTTTTTACCAACCTATGCTCAAGTTGGTATGATGGCTCCTTTGGGTCTTCTTCTAGCACGCTTATTACAAGGTTTCTTTGCAGCAGGCGAAACAGTAGGCGGGGCTATTTTCGTGCTGGAACAAACAGAAAGTAGAAAAAGAAACTGGATGAGTAGTCTCTATGACGCAAGTTCTGTTTTAGGAATGCTAACCGCCTCTTTTATGCTTTTTCTCTATAGCTATTTTGCCCAAGAGATCAATTGGCGTTATTTATTTTGGGCAGGAGCTCTCACGGCCATCGTTGCTTTGATTTTGAGAATAGCAAGTAAAGAAGAGATAAAGCCTAAAATAAAAAAAGAAAAATTTTTCAGCGTTTTCCTGCAATATAAACGTGTATTTATCACTATTGCCTTAGTTGCAGGGTTTTCTTCTAGTATATATTGTTTAGCATTTACTTTAGCCAGTGGATATATTCCTTTAATTACTTCGATTACAAAAAATCAAATTATCAAAATCAATACCTATCTTTTGTGCTTTGACGTGTGTCTTCTTCCACTATTTGGCTATTTATCCACAAAAATAGGTAGAGAAAAACAAATGCTTATAGCAGCCCTTGGAACTGCTCTGATAGCGATTCCTTGCTTTTATTGCTTTTCTATTTCTTCTATCTTAGTAGTTAGTATTGGGCGTGTATTGTTGGTTATTGCAGGGGTTGCGTTTTCTGCAACATACCATGTTTGGGCGCAAGATCTAGTTAAGCAAGAGCATCGCTATAGAATTTTATGTGCTGCTTATGCAGTTGGTTCGCAAATCATCGGTGCTTCTACAGCTTTTATTTCTCTTTGGTTATACAAAGCATCTGGTTGGGTCGTAGCTCCAGCTCTATATGTGATTTGTATAGCCTTATTAGCAGCTTGGGCGGTTTTTACAAATATGCGCACATATAAGAAAAGAGAAACTAAAATAGTAATTAACTATACTGCTTTTGATACCACTTAA
- a CDS encoding ABC transporter permease → MRIAEHFFTKEIMRLFLQLVRKEMLIFWGELKIKWIQGCTSLITMFIVFRYLMPQMGIQADYCLFIVIGITATLGFYEMVGRITAFVSDLNTDKVISYLLILPIPPFLGINSIAIGWSCCGICLTGLLFPIVKLLMLSQWDLTFVSPWKFFAILITINVFYGYFALWLSCFIKQIKNTGWLWIMVINPLYMLGCYYCPWKTTYKIAPLMGWLGFLNPMTYVMEGVRASTIGQSDFLPFWICLSALWVFIPFLSWDSYRRLKKKLDFV, encoded by the coding sequence ATGCGGATTGCAGAGCATTTTTTTACAAAAGAAATCATGAGACTATTCTTACAGCTGGTTCGAAAAGAAATGTTAATTTTCTGGGGAGAGCTAAAGATAAAATGGATTCAAGGCTGCACCTCACTAATAACTATGTTTATTGTTTTTCGCTATCTCATGCCCCAAATGGGAATCCAAGCAGACTATTGTCTCTTCATAGTCATTGGTATAACCGCCACATTGGGTTTTTACGAAATGGTAGGGCGAATAACCGCTTTTGTTTCAGATCTCAATACAGATAAGGTTATTTCCTATCTGCTTATTTTACCGATCCCTCCCTTCTTAGGGATCAATTCCATTGCTATAGGATGGAGCTGTTGTGGAATCTGCCTTACCGGTTTACTATTTCCGATAGTAAAGCTCTTAATGTTGTCACAATGGGATTTAACATTTGTTTCTCCATGGAAATTTTTTGCAATCCTAATCACGATTAATGTTTTTTATGGATATTTTGCACTCTGGCTTAGCTGTTTTATCAAACAAATTAAGAATACTGGCTGGCTTTGGATCATGGTTATTAATCCTCTCTATATGCTTGGATGTTACTACTGTCCTTGGAAAACAACCTATAAAATAGCGCCATTAATGGGGTGGCTTGGTTTTTTAAATCCCATGACTTATGTCATGGAAGGGGTTCGCGCATCAACTATAGGGCAAAGTGATTTTCTTCCCTTTTGGATTTGCTTGTCAGCGCTATGGGTTTTCATACCTTTTCTCTCTTGGGATTCTTATAGAAGATTAAAGAAAAAATTAGACTTTGTTTAA
- a CDS encoding ABC transporter ATP-binding protein — MPILQIVDVKKHYLVKNRVKEVLKGISFDLFPGEIVSLLGLNGSGKTTLLSILVTLLAPSSGQIFWKGTSVYKKLFSYRGSIGFSPQKPNLDPILTLEQNLLFAGRYFNMNKQRIQDRKEKLIKQFELESVMHLPLNLLSIGYKQRFLLARTLIHDPSIIILDEPTVGLDPSIRNQIQKIILSLKEEGKTIILATHYLEEAEVLSDRVIVIDNGVIKQIDTLQRLKKIGKGANLEEAFLHLTKPISIFP; from the coding sequence ATGCCTATCTTACAAATTGTAGACGTAAAGAAGCACTATCTTGTCAAAAACAGAGTTAAGGAAGTTCTAAAAGGGATTTCATTTGATCTTTTCCCAGGAGAAATTGTTTCTTTGTTAGGCTTGAATGGATCTGGTAAAACCACTCTTCTATCGATATTAGTTACACTTTTGGCTCCATCTTCAGGTCAGATCTTTTGGAAAGGGACAAGTGTTTACAAAAAACTTTTTTCTTATCGAGGAAGCATTGGTTTTTCTCCTCAGAAACCCAATCTTGATCCTATTTTAACTTTAGAACAAAATCTCTTATTTGCAGGTCGTTACTTCAATATGAATAAGCAGAGGATTCAAGATAGAAAGGAAAAGTTAATTAAACAGTTTGAATTAGAGAGCGTGATGCACCTACCATTGAATCTTCTTTCCATAGGTTATAAGCAGCGCTTCTTATTAGCCAGAACACTCATACACGATCCTTCGATTATCATTTTAGATGAACCAACTGTTGGCTTAGATCCTTCTATTAGAAATCAAATACAAAAGATCATTCTGTCTTTAAAAGAAGAGGGAAAAACGATTATTTTAGCAACGCATTACTTGGAAGAAGCTGAAGTTTTATCTGATAGAGTCATCGTTATTGATAATGGGGTGATAAAACAGATCGATACATTACAGCGTTTAAAAAAAATAGGGAAAGGAGCGAATTTAGAAGAGGCTTTTTTACATTTGACTAAGCCAATATCCATTTTCCCATAG
- a CDS encoding FkbM family methyltransferase, whose protein sequence is MRIVLLIFSFLFSLSRVNCEQYPNRFEGFFEEYGGRREDLIAKFLPDDPVVFEAGGHYGCDTIRFATKWPKGTIISFEPNPHAFAKLLETTKDFDNVYVHNFAINNYNGIAILNVCHGNFGDNPIFEGASSLLDASEWMEIHYQGPKLEVSCVVLDDWCQVNDVDHIDFIWLDLEGLELQVLKSSPKILEKVKVIYTETNFLEFRKGMTQFKDLKTFLENSGFQLLSHWYAEGFQGNVIFVKKELFELGFKN, encoded by the coding sequence GTGCGAATAGTATTATTGATTTTTAGTTTTTTATTTTCCTTATCTAGAGTTAATTGTGAACAATATCCAAATCGATTTGAAGGGTTTTTTGAAGAATATGGAGGAAGAAGAGAGGATCTTATCGCTAAATTTCTTCCAGATGATCCGGTGGTTTTTGAAGCTGGAGGGCATTATGGATGTGATACGATTAGATTCGCTACAAAATGGCCCAAAGGCACTATCATATCTTTCGAACCAAATCCGCACGCTTTTGCAAAACTGTTAGAGACTACTAAAGATTTTGATAATGTGTATGTTCATAACTTTGCTATAAATAATTATAATGGAATAGCTATTCTCAATGTTTGCCATGGAAATTTTGGAGATAATCCTATATTTGAAGGTGCTAGCTCTTTATTAGATGCCTCTGAGTGGATGGAGATCCATTATCAAGGGCCCAAATTGGAAGTTTCTTGCGTAGTTTTAGATGACTGGTGCCAAGTAAATGATGTTGACCATATCGATTTTATATGGTTGGATTTGGAGGGATTAGAGCTTCAAGTTTTGAAAAGTTCTCCAAAAATCCTTGAAAAAGTGAAAGTGATTTACACAGAAACAAATTTTTTGGAATTCAGAAAAGGGATGACTCAATTTAAAGACTTAAAGACATTTCTCGAGAACTCTGGGTTTCAACTACTTTCTCATTGGTATGCAGAAGGATTTCAGGGGAATGTCATTTTTGTAAAAAAGGAATTATTTGAATTAGGTTTTAAAAACTAG
- a CDS encoding class I SAM-dependent methyltransferase: MKRISTILCTVIALLTAFHLIQPRQSLAYFMDWEQYKKNVLFHQNTIPGWCCQEKAEHMMDLIYEVQPEICVEIGVFGGSSIYPTASALKFLKQGTIHAIDSWSSPDCVEGYASDDSNYQWWNKVDLEQVYLDFVNMLDHFRLSPYCAVMRMTGLKALDQFADESIDILHIDGNHTEDVALSDAQMYLPKVKKGGYIWFDDVNWLTTHRALEFLELHCTKDEMRSTNEYFLLRKNS; encoded by the coding sequence ATGAAAAGAATCAGTACAATTCTATGCACAGTGATTGCATTATTAACCGCTTTCCATTTGATACAGCCCAGGCAATCTTTAGCCTATTTTATGGATTGGGAGCAGTATAAAAAAAATGTGCTTTTCCATCAAAACACCATTCCCGGATGGTGCTGCCAAGAAAAAGCAGAGCATATGATGGATTTAATATATGAAGTACAACCGGAAATATGTGTTGAGATTGGTGTTTTTGGAGGGTCTTCTATTTATCCTACTGCAAGTGCCTTGAAATTTTTAAAGCAAGGAACCATACATGCTATCGATTCCTGGAGCAGTCCTGATTGTGTAGAAGGATATGCGTCAGATGATTCTAATTATCAATGGTGGAACAAGGTTGATCTAGAGCAGGTATATCTGGATTTTGTAAACATGTTAGATCATTTTAGACTAAGTCCTTATTGTGCGGTTATGCGAATGACAGGATTAAAAGCATTAGATCAATTTGCTGATGAATCAATCGATATTTTACATATCGATGGGAATCACACAGAAGATGTTGCATTAAGTGATGCCCAGATGTATCTACCGAAAGTTAAAAAAGGAGGATATATTTGGTTTGATGATGTCAACTGGTTAACAACTCATAGAGCTTTAGAATTCTTGGAGTTACATTGTACAAAGGATGAGATGCGCTCAACAAACGAATATTTCTTATTGAGAAAGAACAGTTAA
- a CDS encoding glycosyltransferase family 25 protein, with the protein MIKWVVLSCVLLFNILHAAIEDYFKKISDKSASHQIRNIDFIYMINLDERPEKYQISLEQIAPYEIFPYRFSAVNGWELSLAAINAMGLRYESWMQQGIWGTFYPMQHSGSHFHEIMQVNNENYFCHCMSKGAIGIVLSHLSILQDAYDSGYETIWVMEDDIQVIRNPLILSDLIDELDNLVGKSNWDILFTDQDTKGRDGRCVPCFSYAQRPNFFPLDPEKFSKRYNVSPNLRYVGARYGAYSMIVRRSGMRKILNFIKNYSLFLPFDMEYTQPDQIRLFTVIDDVVSTLPAALSDNSAPYYLQKK; encoded by the coding sequence ATGATTAAATGGGTGGTCTTGTCTTGTGTTCTTTTATTTAATATACTTCATGCTGCAATTGAAGATTATTTCAAAAAGATTTCAGACAAATCTGCATCTCATCAAATCAGAAATATTGATTTCATCTATATGATTAATCTAGATGAAAGACCAGAAAAATATCAGATCAGCTTGGAGCAAATAGCTCCTTATGAGATTTTTCCGTATCGATTTTCCGCTGTTAATGGCTGGGAACTTTCTCTGGCTGCAATTAATGCTATGGGACTTCGCTATGAATCTTGGATGCAGCAAGGAATTTGGGGAACTTTTTATCCTATGCAGCATTCGGGGAGTCATTTTCATGAAATTATGCAGGTAAACAATGAAAATTATTTTTGCCACTGCATGTCAAAAGGGGCAATAGGGATTGTGCTTAGCCATCTCTCTATACTGCAAGACGCTTATGATTCAGGGTATGAAACCATATGGGTTATGGAGGATGATATTCAAGTTATCCGTAATCCCCTCATTTTGTCTGATCTTATCGATGAGCTCGATAATTTAGTGGGAAAAAGCAATTGGGATATCTTATTCACAGATCAAGATACTAAAGGAAGAGATGGAAGATGTGTTCCGTGTTTCAGCTACGCACAAAGACCTAATTTTTTCCCTTTAGATCCTGAAAAATTCTCCAAGAGATATAATGTTAGTCCAAACTTGAGATATGTGGGAGCGCGCTATGGGGCTTATTCCATGATTGTGCGCCGTTCGGGAATGAGAAAAATTCTTAACTTCATTAAGAATTACAGTCTATTTCTTCCCTTTGATATGGAATATACACAGCCTGATCAAATTCGTCTTTTTACGGTAATTGATGATGTGGTTTCCACTCTGCCAGCTGCTCTTTCGGATAATTCGGCTCCTTACTATTTACAGAAAAAATGA
- a CDS encoding NAD(P)H-hydrate dehydratase, with translation MGLDGIKVVTAQEMKDLENRAFQKGYSELEFMQKAGISIALEVEKFIQERKLPKEVLLFAGKGNNAGDGFAAGAILVAKGYSVIAYPIYPLERFSTLCRNMYENFCAQGGKVEFSLEKIQERMNHTGLILDALVGTGMKKSAGNELAAAIEIANHSKLPILAIDIPSGLNGTTGEVGSIAIHATKTIYLELAKTGFFLRDGWDHVGEMVRGGFGLLEDKVKASACLLNISSLKLPPIQRSWHKYQKGYVVAIAGSEEMPGAAVLASYAALRSGAGIVRLLSPDKITVPYEIIHQTLDDKNTLDQEIARAKAVLVGPGLARTKKTDEIVQHLLKISKPLVIDADALFSLAKHPSWKLPPSCILTPHKQEMKRLLGLETKEEIDWLSLCQNYVEEKQVTLVLKGAPTFIFTPDHLPLIITQGDPALATAGSGDVLTGVIAALLCHRLTPRYTAALGCYIHAIAGKKAAGDLTSYSVIASDLLEYLPKVFSSIEHAVYS, from the coding sequence ATGGGATTAGACGGGATAAAAGTTGTTACAGCTCAAGAGATGAAGGATCTAGAAAACAGAGCCTTTCAAAAGGGCTATTCAGAATTAGAATTTATGCAAAAAGCAGGAATTTCTATTGCATTAGAAGTGGAAAAATTTATTCAAGAAAGAAAATTACCCAAAGAAGTATTGCTTTTTGCAGGTAAAGGAAATAATGCAGGAGATGGTTTTGCTGCAGGCGCAATCCTAGTAGCAAAAGGATACTCTGTTATCGCATATCCCATTTACCCATTAGAGCGATTTAGTACTTTATGTCGGAATATGTATGAGAATTTTTGTGCTCAGGGAGGAAAAGTAGAATTCTCTCTTGAAAAAATACAAGAGAGGATGAACCATACAGGTCTTATTCTAGATGCTCTTGTAGGAACTGGAATGAAAAAGAGTGCAGGTAACGAACTAGCCGCTGCCATCGAAATAGCTAATCATTCAAAGCTCCCTATTCTTGCCATTGATATTCCCTCAGGTTTAAATGGCACTACAGGTGAGGTTGGATCAATAGCTATTCATGCTACTAAAACCATCTATTTAGAATTAGCTAAAACAGGCTTTTTTCTACGAGATGGATGGGATCATGTAGGAGAAATGGTTCGAGGTGGTTTTGGCCTTCTAGAAGATAAAGTGAAAGCCTCTGCTTGTTTACTGAATATATCTTCTCTTAAATTACCTCCTATCCAACGGTCTTGGCATAAATATCAAAAAGGGTATGTTGTAGCTATTGCAGGTTCTGAAGAGATGCCAGGAGCTGCTGTTTTAGCAAGCTATGCAGCTTTAAGATCAGGTGCGGGGATTGTGCGTTTACTTTCCCCAGATAAGATTACAGTCCCTTATGAGATTATTCATCAGACTTTAGATGATAAGAACACATTAGACCAAGAAATTGCTCGAGCTAAAGCTGTATTAGTAGGCCCAGGTCTTGCACGTACAAAAAAAACGGATGAAATCGTTCAGCATCTACTTAAGATCAGTAAACCACTAGTCATCGATGCAGATGCTTTGTTTTCTTTAGCCAAACACCCTTCTTGGAAATTGCCTCCTTCTTGTATTTTAACCCCTCATAAACAAGAAATGAAAAGGCTACTTGGCTTAGAAACAAAAGAAGAAATAGATTGGTTATCTTTATGCCAAAACTATGTAGAGGAAAAACAAGTGACCCTTGTTCTAAAAGGTGCTCCTACTTTTATCTTTACGCCCGATCATTTGCCTTTAATCATCACTCAAGGAGATCCAGCACTTGCAACAGCTGGAAGTGGAGATGTATTAACAGGAGTGATTGCAGCTCTTCTCTGTCATCGATTAACCCCTCGTTATACTGCTGCTTTAGGTTGTTATATTCATGCTATAGCAGGAAAAAAAGCAGCTGGGGATTTGACTTCTTATAGTGTCATAGCATCAGATCTTTTAGAGTATTTGCCAAAAGTGTTCTCTTCAATAGAACACGCAGTCTATTCATAA
- a CDS encoding NAD(P)H-dependent glycerol-3-phosphate dehydrogenase, with translation MKIGYLGAGTWGFCLAALLASKGHKVILWTAKPEFAKLLSEKREHPKLLRFKASDNLSFTSDLSEAIEGAEYIVESVTSKGIRPVFEQVLERGKVHCPVIVTSKGIEQNTGLLLHEVVLEVLGEKMRDKIACLSGPSHAEEVIQKLPTSIVCAAYHVPLMHQVVDLFMTSYFRIYPNADINGVAFGGAMKNIIAIACGISDGLGFGDNTKSALMTRGLHEIRKLSVTKKCNPETLNGLSGLGDLCVTCLSKLSRNYMFGRLIADGLTREQAQEKINMVVEGAYTCISALQLAAKENIPVPITAAICSILYEQLDPRDAVKSLLQRAIKEEHL, from the coding sequence ATGAAAATTGGCTATTTAGGCGCAGGAACCTGGGGTTTTTGTTTAGCAGCTTTGCTTGCATCAAAAGGTCATAAAGTCATTTTATGGACGGCAAAACCAGAATTTGCCAAGCTGCTATCAGAAAAAAGAGAACATCCTAAATTACTTCGTTTTAAAGCAAGCGATAATCTCAGCTTTACTTCTGATTTATCAGAAGCTATTGAAGGTGCTGAATATATTGTTGAATCGGTTACCTCAAAAGGAATACGCCCTGTTTTTGAGCAAGTGCTGGAAAGAGGGAAAGTACATTGTCCTGTTATTGTTACCTCTAAGGGAATTGAGCAAAATACCGGTTTATTATTGCATGAAGTGGTGCTAGAGGTTTTAGGAGAAAAGATGCGAGATAAGATTGCTTGTTTAAGTGGTCCGAGCCATGCAGAAGAAGTCATTCAAAAATTGCCTACTTCGATTGTATGTGCAGCTTATCATGTTCCTTTGATGCACCAGGTTGTTGATTTATTTATGACCTCTTACTTTCGAATCTATCCTAATGCAGATATAAATGGAGTAGCTTTTGGTGGAGCTATGAAAAACATTATTGCTATTGCTTGTGGTATTTCAGATGGGTTAGGATTCGGAGATAATACCAAATCTGCTCTAATGACACGAGGCTTGCATGAAATTCGAAAACTCTCTGTTACTAAGAAATGCAATCCAGAAACTTTAAACGGTTTATCTGGGTTAGGAGATCTCTGTGTTACTTGCTTATCAAAACTCAGTCGTAATTACATGTTTGGAAGATTAATTGCAGACGGATTAACAAGAGAGCAAGCTCAAGAAAAAATCAATATGGTAGTTGAAGGAGCTTATACATGTATTTCTGCATTACAATTAGCAGCGAAAGAAAATATTCCTGTTCCTATTACAGCGGCTATTTGTTCCATACTCTATGAACAATTAGATCCACGAGATGCGGTAAAGTCTCTTTTGCAAAGAGCCATTAAGGAAGAGCACTTATAA
- a CDS encoding UTP--glucose-1-phosphate uridylyltransferase, with protein MLKQLLSQHFHSLEQTHLLHALETLGSDQIEAFWQQAQPLNLSLLTEQRKLLNMDKTPILSTPLKAPGLLGSKNCKRLGCQLINQGKVGCIVLAGGDGSRLNWKGPKGTFPICKKSLFQRLCEGIKKKQSLGHCLQIAIMTSLSNRIETENFFRKNHFFGLNSAQVQFFSQTSLPFLDEKGNWCLEAPGKIAEGPNGNGDVLDGFFTSKIADLWRSLQIEYVHVIPIDNPLADPLDPELTGYTVESGLSVALKVVARESSQENMGVVAQKKEGISIIEYSEISSEKYKEFLFCNVNIFCFCLSDLQSLYCHVKLPLHLARKKMNLLSFSQTKQISCFIWKYEKFLFDVLEHLPRSATLLYPRHLTYAPLKELSDLENVEKALIAYEKLEP; from the coding sequence ATGCTAAAACAGCTTTTATCCCAACATTTTCATTCCTTAGAGCAAACTCATCTCTTACATGCTTTAGAAACACTAGGCAGCGATCAGATAGAGGCATTTTGGCAACAGGCGCAACCTTTAAATCTTTCTCTCTTAACGGAACAAAGAAAATTGCTCAATATGGATAAAACCCCCATTTTATCTACGCCTTTAAAAGCTCCTGGCTTATTAGGATCAAAAAACTGCAAACGATTAGGTTGTCAACTCATCAACCAAGGAAAAGTGGGCTGTATTGTATTAGCTGGAGGGGATGGGTCTCGTTTGAATTGGAAAGGTCCCAAAGGCACATTCCCCATTTGTAAAAAAAGTTTATTTCAAAGACTTTGTGAAGGAATAAAAAAAAAGCAGTCGTTAGGACATTGTCTGCAAATCGCGATTATGACGTCTTTGTCTAATCGCATAGAAACAGAAAATTTTTTTAGAAAAAATCATTTCTTTGGGTTGAACAGTGCTCAGGTACAATTTTTTTCACAAACAAGCCTTCCCTTTTTGGATGAAAAAGGCAATTGGTGTTTAGAAGCGCCTGGTAAAATAGCAGAAGGTCCCAATGGCAATGGCGATGTATTAGATGGTTTTTTCACAAGCAAAATTGCCGATTTATGGCGAAGTTTACAGATAGAATATGTTCATGTGATTCCCATAGACAACCCTTTAGCAGATCCCTTAGATCCAGAACTTACAGGCTACACAGTAGAGTCTGGTTTAAGTGTAGCCTTGAAAGTTGTGGCAAGAGAATCTTCTCAAGAGAATATGGGAGTTGTAGCACAAAAAAAAGAAGGCATTTCGATTATAGAATATTCAGAAATTTCTTCAGAGAAATATAAAGAGTTTCTTTTTTGTAATGTAAACATATTTTGTTTTTGTTTATCTGATTTACAAAGCCTCTATTGTCATGTAAAGTTGCCTTTGCATCTAGCTAGAAAAAAAATGAATTTGCTTTCTTTCAGTCAGACAAAACAGATCTCTTGCTTTATTTGGAAATATGAAAAATTTCTCTTTGATGTGTTAGAGCACTTACCTCGCAGCGCTACTCTTCTCTACCCGCGTCATCTTACATATGCCCCGTTAAAAGAATTAAGTGATTTAGAAAATGTCGAGAAAGCGTTGATTGCTTATGAGAAATTAGAACCATAG
- a CDS encoding glycosyltransferase family 9 protein, translated as MFDTLLYTFKISYFDRLLKNAAKKKNTYFLICWNRGLGDVPLGLYALIYRIREFIPDAKITFLTRPDLLLGFNLLNQVEVLVDPSWKRGESFDLKSSLARLQKSEKSFDIIIEHPDPTRWLKWQLGRVTPKLNWLEAHDTLYERFRLDPMQKYIAIHIQTETKYKYQKNWPVIYWKECLYQLFSELKLTPILFGFSKEIPFLQEGVIDLRGETTLLEMLSIIKNRCCYLLTPDSGVLSMTYYLNSPFKLNVISLWADPKQGVLKQQVQSPNPLLQHIPLIAKHKDICNISVKQVIKILAELQEKVC; from the coding sequence ATGTTTGATACATTACTATATACATTTAAAATCTCCTATTTTGATCGTTTATTAAAAAATGCAGCAAAGAAAAAAAATACCTATTTTTTGATTTGCTGGAATCGAGGATTAGGAGATGTTCCTCTGGGGCTTTATGCTTTGATATACCGAATTCGTGAATTCATACCTGATGCTAAAATTACTTTTCTTACACGCCCCGATCTTCTTTTAGGGTTTAATTTATTAAATCAAGTAGAAGTGCTTGTAGATCCTTCTTGGAAAAGAGGAGAGTCTTTTGATCTTAAAAGCTCTTTAGCTCGTCTGCAAAAAAGTGAGAAGTCGTTTGATATAATTATAGAACATCCAGATCCTACGCGTTGGTTAAAATGGCAATTGGGAAGAGTTACTCCAAAGTTGAATTGGCTAGAAGCACACGATACCTTATATGAGCGATTTAGATTAGATCCTATGCAGAAATACATAGCAATTCATATTCAGACAGAAACAAAATACAAGTATCAGAAAAATTGGCCTGTTATTTATTGGAAAGAGTGTCTGTATCAACTATTTTCTGAATTAAAACTAACCCCTATCTTATTTGGATTCTCTAAAGAAATACCATTTTTACAAGAAGGGGTCATTGATTTAAGAGGAGAAACCACTTTATTAGAGATGCTCTCTATTATTAAGAATCGTTGTTGCTATCTGCTCACGCCTGACTCAGGAGTGCTTTCTATGACGTATTATTTAAATAGTCCCTTTAAATTGAATGTGATATCTTTGTGGGCAGATCCTAAGCAAGGAGTATTGAAACAGCAAGTGCAGTCTCCAAATCCATTGCTGCAGCATATTCCACTCATTGCAAAACACAAAGATATTTGTAATATTTCAGTTAAACAAGTCATAAAAATCCTTGCTGAACTTCAGGAAAAAGTATGCTAA